In Epinephelus moara isolate mb chromosome 20, YSFRI_EMoa_1.0, whole genome shotgun sequence, the genomic stretch tttactTACAATACTTGTACGTAGGATTTGAacgcaggacttttacttgtagtggagtattttcacagtgtggtattataCTTATCTGAATACTTGTTCCACCTCTGCTTTTTGTGAAGGAGCTGTGACGTCTGTGGTCGACAGAACATTTTTATCAGCTCCGCACAAGATGCTGTGTTAAAAGAAATATTTTGGCCTCTTGAGTGATACTAAAGTGCCCTCATGTGGACGGAGCAAAGAGGTGGATGAGTTCACTCGTCATGGTTTGTAATGTTCAGCCTGAGGTGTTGTTGTGACCATGGTGcagacagtggtggaagaagtattcacaTCCTTTACACTGGTAAAAGTATAAATTCCACTCTGTAAAAATACATCCTGCATTAATCTactgattgtttggtttgtaaaaacaTAGTGAAAATAGTGAGAAATGTTGGTCACAGTGACACCTTCACAATATTTGTTTGTGTAACCTCAACATTATCACTCCTACATCACAGTAAATCTCATTATTCAAAGGCAGATCTTCACATCTGTGCTCTGCGTTCGTCTCTCCCCAGATAGATGAAGGTTTTAAATTAAGACTGGAGACCAATCAAGCTGAGTTCAGCAGGTGTGTCTTCCTGCTGCTTCAGGCCACCAGAGATCAGATTCATTAAATGCTCCCTGAGCTCAGGAGCAAACTGAGGGCTTTGATTTTTATTGTCTGCACCTGATGCTGACATCTGAGCTCATATGACCTGGAGCAGGAAGCAGCGGTGTTAACAGGAGACACACCGGGAATGCTTCACACTTGTAATTTGACTTCTGTCTCACACTCTGTGGATGCAGGCAGAATACTTTACGTTCTCTGAAATGAGAAATTAGAAATATATCTGACATATATCTGTCTTTTTGTGTATTTAacttatttatctttattttttattttttgcagtgtactGATCATTGCTCTTTCTTTGAGTCCTGCGATGCTCCTGTTTCCTCAGGCAGGTGTTTGTCAGCATCAGAGGGGGATTTAAAGGGCCAGCGAAGGTCCAACAGATTCAACAGTGATGAGACGAGGAGCTCAAGGAGTCCCTTTGAAATGCAAATGTTCCACCCACCTATTCTTTAATGTTCTAATACAACACTTCACCCCGTTTCTCAAGGTTTCCTTATACCTGTATGTTACACAGTACTGGAGGCTGTGGTTTAAGGAGGATCAGGGGAGATCCAGTTGattctttaaccaccaaaatctaaacagTTTCAGTCCAATTTGAGTGCAAGTGAATGTTTaggccaaatttgaagaacttCCCTCAAAGTGTTCATGAAAACAGATCAGAGGTCACACTGAtctttggccaccaaaatctaatcagttcattgttgggtCCAAGTGAAGAAGtaaccctttgctaagtcctgCCCCTGATGCaaactggccaatcataatgtagcagaccagggtccgacaacaacacagctgtgctccattgactcgaATGCAGTCgcttcagatttccttcatttccaggctggttttgtggatgtggagctaaatgttgtgtctggggcacggttttgtggatgtggagctaaatgttgtgtctggggcacgtCCTGTATTAATGacactcgttacctggagaggttggaaaaagatatacgtttcttccctgttccaaaaccaaaatcaaaccctgaaaagtgtagggttagctaacgttagctagctactgaagatatagagtgtgccagtaaacccggaactccgttagcgcttttagcacttccggttctctcgtctaaaggtcagtacgttttttgaatgggattttggtgaaatgcctcaaataaggtctgtggttaacaaaagcttaaacgagtttcaggttttgttctacaacataaaacacatcagtaaataccctacttgtgaattttgaagcttttacgtgtcgtaaaaaaggcggttgctaacaagttgctcaatacNNNNNNNNNNNNNNNNNNNNNNNNNNNNNNNNNNNNNNNNNNNNNNNNNNNNNNNNNNNNNNNNNNNNNNNNNNNNNNNNNNNNNNNNNNNNNNNNNNNNNNNNNNNNNNNNNNNNNNNNNNNNNNNNNNNNNNNNNNNNNNNNNNNNNNNNNNNNNNNNNNNNNNNNNNNNNNNNNNNNNNNNNNNNNNNNNNNNNNNNNNNNNNNNNNNNNNNNNNNNNNNNNNNNNNNNNNNNNNNNNNNNNNNNNNNNNNNNNNNNNNNNNNNNNNNNNNNNNNNNNNNNNNNNNNNttctaactatctttgtctttttaacctgttgttgctgctgagtcagtttgacatcctggatatatccttctgtctgcttctctctgacatCACTGCTTCCTTTTTACAAAAATACGATTCTtaagggagtgcagttagtgacagtgtgggctccatgcttactcaaACTttttggaccatcacaaaggggcggggcttagtgaagggtcagttccctcaaggtgttcacGAGCTAACACTTTCAGGAGAATGGGacacataatgcctccagccacagctatcgctggcatggaggcataaaaactcTTAAACATGGAAGTAATCCACTAAAAGCCCCCTTAACTTAATTCGTCCTATTAGTGATCAGAACAGTTTGCACCTTTATTTTAATCCTTAATTTATTATCACCTTACACCACCTTAAAAGTACCTTAACTGCATCATTTTTTAATGGATACATTTCTGGAATTTTAAGGTAAAACATTAAGGTACTTGGTTTCATAGTGAGGGAGGTGAATGGAAACCAAAAGGCCTGGGGGGACGGATGATGTACACATTTTGGTCagctaaaagtaatgtattaataagtattaataataatttgtggtaaatcttattttaaaaatcaccaTCATGGTCCTTTAATTgtgctgtttggtttgtctcaAGGGAGTCTGAATGTAAATGAGATTAAAACTAAGAacacataatgaaaataaaataatctgagGTAATAATCTGTTATAATAACCGTGTGGGAGCCGAGTGTGTCCTGATCAGGCAGACGTGGCCTTCACTGTCGGTCTTATCTCCTGTGAATTTCCCTGCCTGGTTATTGACAAAGGCAGCTAGATACACTCACACTTCATTATGGAGAGCAGTGACATCAGCAGGTCGGTGGGTTACCAGGATACCTGGAGAGAGGCCCCGGCCATCCAATtaaacacaagaagaagaagaggaaaaaacaggCTCCAGATCAGCTCCCAGATAATTGTTGATTTCAGAGCGAGCTGCTGCTTCAGTCTCTCTGCTGACACACTGGGAAACAGCCGGACGaccacaacacatacacacgcacacgcacaggGTGAGTGCATTAAAGACTCTGATGGTGTGAATATTGTTCATGTTTTACAGCTTTCTTAACATGAATGTGTGATTTATTATCAGTCAAATGATTCTTTGAGTCAAATGAGTCTTTGTTTAACCAGGAAgctcaaacacaaactgaaactGTTCAGCTGATTTAAAGCAAAACTAATTTTAAAGGGgaaaaggaaaataagaaataatGCAAGATTTATTTGGTTTAAATGAATGTTCTGAACTGACGGTCATTATTGTAAAGATTTAAGTGCTTATAATTCATTTGTAAACATGTGTGTCCACTAGTGCCAGGACCCCcagtactattattatttttattatttattactattgtatttatttagtcCCAATTGAACAGCAAGTcacttttactagcctggtgtggctacgcATTTTGACAAATCAACACCTGTCTctattagaggcctggtctggttgtaaagcagtttttttttataggagttcttcggatgtataaaactgggttgttggCCGCCTCAAATTACGTGTCCATtactcgattaccctgtaagttattcatattcatttAGTCTGTCagagtcctcagatcaaaagaatcaaaacggtttttcataaaaattaatccaagttgtgagaattgttttaacaggataaagtggtgttgtgtcggtgtGCCATAACCCTTAAATGCTGTAACTCAATctctgtcagagctagatcaaatgaatgattcataattgttaTATTATcagaagcctaatttttaaacaagtaatattcatactggtttaaataaacaatttgattgtatttcattgggaattaaaggcctgtcccaaatataggcctgttgatttcagtgatatAAGCAAAATTTAGGGTAAGCACATACAAACAGCTTGGCTAACAAACAATGTCAATAAATAATACACAATAAGagaatacagtatgtgcatgaCGGCTTTTGCCTCTTCATTTTTTCTTATGCTAATGCTCGCCACATACGTTCCACTCAACAGATGATCCCAAACCTTAAAAAGATTAAAGAACAATTTGATTTAACAGATATTTTACAGAGGAGCTCAGGGGATGTTTTATCTATGTTTACTCTCTGttgctgctctgcatgtctgaatGTAATGTAATCTTCACTGTGTGTTGGTGCTTCATTGCTTGTTGTTGTGTTATTATATTGTACTGATGCTCTGCTGTTGCTTGTTGCTTTGCATGCCTTCTGTTCTACCGTGACAATATCTAATTGCTGTAGTTAAtgctgtctttgtcctgtgaATTTTATCCTTGAATTGTTTcaaaacatcttgccaaaggactgctgttgaaaattagccagctggctaacactggcacatttacagaactGTTGATTAATGTGCGTTGTCCTTATgaatatgattttaaaaaatgaatcttATCGattgaacccaaggtgatatgtaaactcatcttcattggtcgactacaaacatgacgtatcatgtgaaacatggaagtagctacatgcccattagcccacagcgtcattaacaggcggctcgctcagtgtgtgacgtgcacttggagataaaatataggcctatattaatgaaggttcattagtacggttttgtatttctctgtaatgtagcacagtgttaacaatgttactgatactattctttctcacaccttcaactcaaaccaccaaaatatatatcatttaataatgatATTTCATTacctaaaatatattaatatgatTGAGAAGATATatgagttttgtgtttttccccaaatgtatttaattaatGTGTAAACAGACCTGTTCCGGTCCACACTCCACACCGgttggtggcggtaatgcgCCATAACGTTGTTTGCCCACCGCCAATAAACAccaacgaagaagaagaagcagacccGCATTGGAGTCCGCACGGCAGGGGGTCGTGCTCGCGCTCACGGTGGTGATGCCGCTGATGGAGCTGTTTGGTAGCCGGCCAGTTAGCCACCGGAGCCCCGCATAAACTGTCACATTTGCGGTGTTTGTCCCCGACGTTAGCCGGTAATGTGTAGCGGCTTGACGGATCCCGAGATGCGGCGGTAGTCGGTGTTTGCGCGCAGAGAGCCGCGGGACCCGCAGAGTAGCAGCGGACAGCGGCCAGGGATGCTAACCAGCGGCggttagttaacgttagctcgctaacatttattttaacggATAACCACTTCAGTCGTCATGTTAGCTCCGTCCTCCGGTGTGGATGCTGTTGTTCGCCGCTGCATTACTTCCCCCCTCGGGGCAGAAACAACCGACGGTTAGCGCCTCCACCAGCCCCACAACATGACTCACACTCAGTGAGCTAGCGGGGCTGGTTGGCTGAGTTAGCCTGCCTGTTAGCGGCTAACTGATGCTAGCAGCAGTGTCAGTCCACGCCGCGAGCTGCTGAAGTGATGTCTGTCCGATGGAGCTGAAGTGTTGCTCGGCTTGCCAAAGATGACGGGCCGCCTGAGCCGGGTTTTTGTTCCTCTGTCAGCAGGAGGCGGAACATGGAAGCCGAGGAAGAGTGGAACAAAGACCTGAGTGCACACAAACTGCTGGATAAAAAGGTGCTCTGCAAGCAGAATGGGAGGATCGGTAAGACTGGTGCTTTTTCATGTCCTCTCCAAACTGTTAATGTTAAATACTCTCCGTGCACGCTTACTGCAAGGTGACCTCTGTGTTTACAGGTATAGTGAGAACTCTTCACAGCCTGTTGAAAACCCAGAACACTCTACAGATTCAGTCCATCACCCGCTCAGAATGTGCAGGTAGGTGAAATCTGACATGGAGTTGAACAGTTTAATATTTTGTGCTGAGTGAACATGTTATTACATTTAGTGGGGAGACTTTAGACATAAAGCAAGTTAATGCAGCATTTACAGAGGCCTGTGAGATCTAAGAGAACACTTTAAAAGAATCATTATAAGCAGCATGTCAACTTTTTTTGTCCCAGTTTGTGTCTCTCATGTACTTCATTCAAATCACAAAGCTGAGCATGAGATTTGCTGAAAGGGACATGCCTAGCAATCTTTTACAAATGGTACTTTAAATACATCCCAGGTTGTTATAAAGGGATGTACAAACTCCTTAAAGACTCTTCTAACGTTCCTTTCCCTAGGACGGAGCCCTTGAGTTAAGACTTTTACTGTCTACATACAGTTTATGGGGTCAAGTAAGAGGTTTCATACAATTCAGTGttctttttatattatattctgtATAATAAAACAACAGAGAGTAATCTCATACAGTAGAGATGTACAATAATATCGGCAAGTCATCggtatcagccaatattggctttaagaTTAAATGTCAGAATCGGCCaaaatgctttttcttattttgcacaatgattaaatattacatacattgaaaagtattgtatttcatgtctccatctgctggtgggccgtcatgaAAAGAGTATGTATGTTTAATATGATaataattccactacagaagagacttgatgatcactaaaattaggtggggaaaaagtaGACGTATCGATATTGGTTATCATTCAAATGAGTTGTTTCATATCGGCGTATCGgatattggtaaaaaaaaataaaaaatccaatattgtgcatcctgAATATAGTTATACTCTATAGCATAACTACAGCTGGGCAATAGATCAATATTATATCGTTATCTTGGTTTGAGTTTGGATACCGTCTCAGAGTTTGGGTATCGTGATATCATAAGTATTGTCTTGTCccggttttaaaggctgcattgaagtaaagtgatgtaattttccattttttgcCGTCACCCACATACTTGGTATATCCACATTACTTTGGCTCCCCCAGTAGTCGTTAGTCAAACAGAAAGGTCATTAGAAGttaagatttcattggtcgcttagttgcagggaaaaaaacaaacaaatgtgaaactctatcaggagctgcaccttgtcaaaataaatccaaacctatatgactggaccatgtgtgactttaatgtgaaaggacagacacaggaagtgtccacgctcagcagtcagacaggagtcaggttaatttccagggctggtacctgcggttattccacaggctagttaataacatgtcgggcaggaaatccaaagtgtgggatcattttgagaaggtgaaggacgaacccaaggtgatatgtaaactcatcttcattggtcgactacaaacatgacgtatcatctgaaacatggaagtagctacatgcccattagcagGGCTGTACGTTAACTTTTTTAGCCCATAGCACTGGTGCTACAGAGGGTGATAATTTTGTAGCACAGGCCAGAAAGTTTGTAGCACCTGTCACAATAACAAATGTTGCTGGGtgattaattgcgtcagaaattattgtgATAAGCGATAATGTTGcttaatattgtgcttttaagaccatttttattattgttgtaattttgctgtttttagaccattttttaaacttatatgatgataataaagacataatgatgcaagtacacccttttaaaagagaaataaacatttatttaacaagattatttacgaatgcaaaaaaagaaaatttaaatatccgaaataacacgtaaaaatattgaaataaataaataaagaccttatacatacaaaaaaatagactgtcagtctctcactctcaggtgtgcagttaagttggtcgtattcgctctttttgttgagatggttttagaacaaacccagCACACCGGCTCGTCCCAATTtctgggctcccctctgtcatttggtttaaatccaaaacactcccacacaggagccgtggcatttggtttaggtacaagttccctgtctttctcttacgctcaactgtttttttttcccccacctcgtctccccctcacgaagatcgcactgtgtgtgtgtgtgtgtgtgtgtgtagctttccctccgttcactacgctaatgaaccaactcacctggctgccagacgatgcatgGCAGTCTAGTGAAAAAAACGAGAAAACACGCGTGCTACTAGGCAAATAAATTCAtcgcacaaacatttttttcatcgCACGTGTGACATATATGTCGCACTGTCCAGCCCTGCCACTAGCCACTTAGCACTGCTTTGCCAAcagtgtcattaacaggcggctcgctcagtgtgtgacgtgcacttgtagataaaatataggcctatattaataaaggttcattagtacggtttgtatttctctgtaatgtagcacagtgttaacaatgttactgatacaaTGTTACGGAGACTAGGATAATTAATAGTCGGGGGCAGCGCtacacattactgatgattatttatcaaaaatctcattgtgtaaatatgttgtgaaagcaccaatagtcgaCCCTGTCATGTTGTTGCAATATTGATTttaaggtatttggtcaaaagtATTGTGAGATTTGATTTCCTCCACACTGCCCAGTCCTAAGCTCTTTTAAACAGATCCTTGTGATGTGCTGAACCTAATTTTCTATTGTTGGTGATGATGTTATAGTGAGATGATGTGGCTGGCTTTGACTGCAGTGAGTTTTGTTGTGGTTGTATTTGTTGACAGTTGCCACACATACAAAGGGACTTTCCAAAAAGATAATAAGTGGAAATTAACTGAAGATTTAATTATGGTTCACACTGAACAAACTGAGAAAGGACACACACTGTTTCCAGCTACGGCTTAACCAGACttacaaagacattttttagGTCTAAACTGTGTCGCTAATGTTACGTAAACATTTTTAGCTATTGTTTCTGAAGTTACATCAAGAATATTTTAGGGCAGGTCCAGTGAGAGTCATCACTGAACTTTTTCTCCAAACAAGCTGGGGTCAAATGTTGTATTAAACTTAAAAAGATCACAGCTGATCAGCCCTCACAGGTTTATCCACCAAAGACAGATTACTCTGTCTCCTAGCTGTTGATCTCAGACCTGTCCTCCTATGTGACCCAGGCTCCTGTCCAAATCTGATGATGAGTAGGAGCGAGCACGTCGATGTGAGGCCCGTCCCCGTGGCCCTCACCCCCCAGCTCCCCCCCAGAGCTCACCGGCCCCTCTGCATGTCGATCTCCTCCGACAGCAGTGGACGCTTCAAAGCTCTGGAGACGCAGGAGTGGAAGAACAACCTCAAAGCTCAGGTACGTCCAAACACACCTGCCGCTGAGTTCGTGCTCTGTCCTTAGCAGGACGAAACTGAGCAAAACACATCACtgttaaaagaaatgaaatgacaGATAATAATAAACTCCACAGAAAGGAttaaaacactcacacatgtTGTGCTTAACGTGCACTCAGAAGCTGCCAGTGTTACAACCCAATAGGAGACTAGGGGTAAGGGAAGCAACATAAAACCAGACAACAAAGGTAGAATGAATAAGGCAAGCTGCCGTTTATTAATTCAATGCAATAAAATGGCAATACGGGCTACGTTTTGCTAGAAAAGCGTCacacaacaagaaaacaaaacacaggctATTCAACACAACCTAGAAACCAGACCTGAGGAGAGGAGCCTCAGCGGTGAATTACAtctacagcaaaacaaacactgggaaGGGCTGCGGGTGACGGCAAatcataaaacaattaaaacaaaactctgaCCTGTCACCAAAAGCACCCCAGCTAACTAACTTTAGCGGAAGGCCACCcagataaacaaaacaaaaacatctctaCCTGTCTACCTCTATGACTTAcctgacaaacaaaacacactctgACCGGCACCCATAAGTCTAGTGAGTTAAACAGGAAAAACCTACATGTGTGAGCAAAAGGAACGTGGCTAGGCTAAGAAGCTAGGTCCTAATGCCCTCAGATTTCCCAGATACTCACATTAGCCACAACAGAATACAGAACTTGTGACAGAAATGGAGCGAGGCGGACTGCTCAGATTAAATCACAGCCGCCATTGCCGTTGACTCCGAGCAGCTTTTAAAGGTTCAGACGAGGGGCCGGCGAAGCGGTGATTGGCTGGAACCGATGACAGCAGCGAGGGGGCTGGCCGACCTGCAAGCGGGGGAACACTGAACAACAGCAGAGGAGGGCGGGCTGGAGGAGTGGTTAGCCGGGGACTCCCTCCAGAAAAGCAGACagttagacacacacataactgATTGACAGGTGCTGGTCGAATAACCCCCACAATGACGTGcacagcacattaaacacagaaaatcaaatGCACAAAGGTCCGAAGACCATAACACCCCCCCACATAAATTCAAACCTGCCGGATTTGTTACTGAACAGACTACACACGGGACAGGGCGTCGGCTACGACATTATCGGCCCCTTTCTTATGCTTAATCACGAGGTGCTACTCTTGAACCAACAGAGCCCAGCGCATGAGACATTAGTTGTGGTTGTACATGCGCAAAGAATACGAGGGGGTTATGGTTGGTGTAAACGACGATGGGGATACTACAAGACCCAAGATACACCTCGAAATGCTGGAGTGACCATAGTAAGGCGAGTGTCTCCTTTTCTATGGTCGAATAACGAAGCTGGTGGGTGTTAAATTTGTGCGAGAAATAGCTGACAGGATGCTCGACACCTGCCGCATCCTCCTGCAGCAACACCGCACCGGCACCGACTGCACTAGCATCAACCTCTAACTTAAACGGAAGCGCTCATCGTAGCCGAGTCCAATCCAGATGAGAGAGATGGTTTACGCGTGCGTCCTTCCTCTGTTCAAGGTGTGCGTTTGCCAAATTCTCAAATGCTGGTTGAGTTTCCACAACATCTCACTCATCTGGAGCCTGAGCAGCAGCGCGGTATTACCGGCTTAGTGGCGGAGTTCCCATGCCTCTTTGGTGACATCCCCACTCGCACCACTGTGTTAGAGCATGATATTGACGTAAAAGACGCAAAACCCATTAAGCAGCATCCGTACCGCGCTAACCAGCTAAAACGCGaattaatgaaaaaagaaaCTCAGTATCTGTTACAGCATGGTTTAGCCACCACCAGCTCCAGTTCAGTATCGTATCGGTGCCACTGAACTGCGGTCCAGGGTTTACACTGCAAGGGATGATTTTGCAGTACTCACAGGGTTGTCCAAAATGCAAATTattgcctttttattttaatattgtttgAATTACTATTTTGGGAGGCGTTATGGAAGAGTTAGTATGGAAGGGGTCATATGACTACAGCTACGGTCGTTATTTCTTCAGGGCAGGTGGGCTGATGTTAATAGTACATGCtgtggtaatttattttaatggtaTTGAAGCACATAACTCAATGTATGTGAGATGTCTCACCCCTGTACATGGCATAATTACTTTGGAGCTCACACCATGCTCTTTAAAGTGGAATGGAAATCTGTGCCATATTTAAATTCACATAACTTTGACATCTCAACTGCTGGGGTTGTTAAAATGTTACGACTGATCATACACCAGTGAAGGATGAGAAACTCATGCAccctttccaccaaattagctttGGTTCTTGAACTGGTTACGTTTACAATTACTGGAATCTTGATGCTATCCAGTGAACCagtctgtgtttccaccagttttgagcGGAACCATTGTGATCAAAGATGTGTCGTCAACGGAGGACGTTGCACAACTTTTGTTCTGTTAATACAGATGTTTGTTTCTACCCTAGAAAACAAGCACAGAGCTATTAATGAGACCACTGCATGCTCTTTGACGATTTCTCACTTGactcctccatcctctcttgTCAACCTGTAGAGTATGACATGCCCACTGATGTCGTCACGGTTCAGacttcaggtcaaggaaaacttgtgattttttttggttccagctgagatGCAACTTTTCTGGTTCTGAATCAATAtagttttggtcaaaatgctctgCACAGTTCAAACTTAGGTGCAGGAACAACAGCAGAACCAGTTCCATGTTGGGGTTTCTGTGGTTCACatgtcaggtgtgtgtgcgtgtgtttgtttgttgcagaTGGAGCAGGCCCACAGCGCAGGAGCTGCCAGCAGCACAGGATCTCTGGAGCGAGCGTCTCTGTTCTGCGCCTCAGCTTCCACCACAGCATCCAGCTCCGGCCTGTCCAGCCCAGTGGAGATACTCAACAAGAGCAAATCCTCCAGCcgcttctctctcttctctcctccctggAACAGCAGCTCTGAGTCCGACTCCAACCCTCCGTCCCGCTCCGGCTCCAAGAAGCTCCGCAACTACAGCAGGAGAGCCGCCACGGGGCCGGCCGGCGCCAGGGGCCCGGATACACCTGAGCCCAAACCCAGCGGCCCTGAACACTTCCAGTACTCTGAACCTGTTATCTCCAAGGTGACGGACTACATCTATGTTGGCAACCTCAATGCGGCATACAACGGGCGCACCCTGTGCCGCAACAACATTGACAGCATCATAGACATGAGCAGTGTGCCAGGAGAACCGGGCCCCAGCCTCAACCTCATTCCATGCACCTGCTCCCGCGGCGCCCGCCACAGCTGGTCCCGCCTCAAGGTGGACATCGGAGACGTGCCGGACGCTCTAGGTGACGGCCCGGCCTTGAAGCAGCGCTGCTTCGAGGACATCAACGAGTGCATCGATGCCTccacagagaagaggaagcgCGTCCTGGTCCATTGTCGAGACGGTTTCTCTCTGGCGCCGACGTGCATCATCCAATACCTGATGGTAAAACAGAACATGAGGCTGATCGCCGCCTACGAGCTACTGAGAGCCAAGTACCCGGTCAACATCAGGGAGTGCCACCAAAATGTGCTGGTGAGCCTGGAGAGGGCGCTGCGGCCTGGAGGCAACGTCGACCCCGAGTGCTTCAAACAGGCCATCTCTCGCAAAGTGGCGTGGACCTGACTCTCAACGTGCTCGGCTGCTGTCCAAGACTCTCTTTATTTCTCCACCTTCCCATGGTATTAGATATTTTCCTACAGACGACCCAGGGCAGCTGTACTTTCCCCTGTAGACTGGTCAACTGGATATTATTGTCCCCACTTGAGTTCAGTGGTTGTAAAAGTTATGAATTTGATGTATTTCCTCTTCAAACCTGTAAATGTGACCCGGCTgtgacccccccaccccccccaccccccagaACAGGAGACGCAATAGACTTCACTGTAATATACACAGCTTCTTGGTATAACTATGTAATAGTGTTGGCCGTATAGTTGATATAGTCCTGCTTCAGTTCTGTGCCATGCCGTCGTGGTGGTGTTTTATATC encodes the following:
- the LOC126407743 gene encoding uncharacterized protein LOC126407743; amino-acid sequence: MEAEEEWNKDLSAHKLLDKKVLCKQNGRIGIVRTLHSLLKTQNTLQIQSITRSECAGSCPNLMMSRSEHVDVRPVPVALTPQLPPRAHRPLCMSISSDSSGRFKALETQEWKNNLKAQMEQAHSAGAASSTGSLERASLFCASASTTASSSGLSSPVEILNKSKSSSRFSLFSPPWNSSSESDSNPPSRSGSKKLRNYSRRAATGPAGARGPDTPEPKPSGPEHFQYSEPVISKVTDYIYVGNLNAAYNGRTLCRNNIDSIIDMSSVPGEPGPSLNLIPCTCSRGARHSWSRLKVDIGDVPDALGDGPALKQRCFEDINECIDASTEKRKRVLVHCRDGFSLAPTCIIQYLMVKQNMRLIAAYELLRAKYPVNIRECHQNVLVSLERALRPGGNVDPECFKQAISRKVAWT